A window of the Miscanthus floridulus cultivar M001 chromosome 14, ASM1932011v1, whole genome shotgun sequence genome harbors these coding sequences:
- the LOC136503800 gene encoding secreted RxLR effector protein 161-like, with translation MEERLKLSKHSTATKVDTTRYRSIISGLRYLTHTRLDIAFAVGYISRFMEDPREDHWSTVKRMLHYVKGTLDQAIIFPKSGGKGGLRLTVFSEAPPKAKEGEPKLTVFSDADMADDIDGRRSTSGMLIFFGAAPIAWQSLKQKIMALSTCEAKYVAAAMAVC, from the coding sequence atggaggagcggctgaagctgagcaAGCACAGCACTGCTACGAAGGTGGACACGACGCGCTACCGGAGTATCATCAGCGGGCTGCGCTACCTCACTCATACCCGACTGGACATTGCGTTCGCAGTTGGGTACATCAGCCGTTTCATGGAGGACCCACGCGAAGATCACTGGTCGACAGTGAAAAGGATGCTgcactacgtcaaggggacgctcgatcaagcgatcatcttccccaagagtggTGGGAAGGGAGGGTTGCGGCTCACGGTGTTCAGTGAGGCACCCCCCAAAGCAAAGGAAGGTGAGCCGAAGCTCACTGTTTTCAGCGATGCGGACATGGCGGACGACATTGATGGGCGACGAAGCACCTCTGGCATGCTCATCTTCTTTGGAGCGGCCCCCATTGCTTGGCAGTCGCTGAAGCAAAAGATCATGGCGCTGTCGACATGTGAGGCGAAGTACGTcgcagcggccatggcggtgtgCTAG